Proteins from a genomic interval of Arachis hypogaea cultivar Tifrunner chromosome 10, arahy.Tifrunner.gnm2.J5K5, whole genome shotgun sequence:
- the LOC112716749 gene encoding uncharacterized protein isoform X1: MGDSACLMQMQQPFCYASGIINEANERNPIHALGQSSVSFGRFMSESLAWEKWSSFSHNRYVEEAERFSRPGSVAQKKAFFEAHYKKLAAQKAAAAALLEQANNAAAQNNNEDEHVDEVANNDVAQNNAIDDNSERRSSSTRLVVKEEQDSIISANGNYSVSDLEASSTILPQSNKVEEAVSKMEEEPLVGNSMKIELQSQNEDAEKILETTPIMTPLLKQGSRYDQEILPSVSKKKPPVSSFKLLKSNATSKVASTPIKSTAATLSSKRDNSNIAATPTSSSNKHASLLSSADKRRSTPYKSVNFTPIRELNRLTASVMKKFESARASAGSSKASKDASLTPLRTPTMTYKKEMPMHSALTPLTEKKRNKTPLDLSSTGKNTASSKWHLLSTENKMRSPMISSPFSLRTEERAARRKKKLEEKFNANEAQKVQLHTKLKEKAETEIRKLRQSFCFKARPLPDFYKERKESNKETQKDPQIQSESRKATPHSQRPYNGSGTIKNFQEKTQRRTFAHHLSTTLENTSPNIQQGNLKNRNHKQ; encoded by the exons ATGGGGGACTCAGCTTGtctcatgcaaatgcaacaaccaTTCTGTTATGCTTCTGGGATTATCAATGAAGCCAATGAG AGAAACCCGATTCATGCATTGGGGCAATCATCAGTTTCCTTTGGGAGGTTCATGTCAGAATCTCTTGCATGGGAGAAATGGTCAAGCTTCTCTCACAACCGCTACGTCGAAGAGGCAGAGAGGTTCTCAAGGCCTGGCTCAGTTGCTCAGAAGAAGGCCTTCTTTGAAGCTCACTACAAGAAACTCGCCGCTCAAAAGGCGGCTGCAGCAGCATTGCTCGAACAAGCAAACAATGCTGCTGCAcaaaacaataatgaagatgagcATGTCGACGAAGTTGCAAACAATGATGTTGCACAAAACAATGCTATTGATGATAATTCAGAGAGAAGAAGTTCAAGCACTAGATTGGTTGTCAAAGAAGAACAAGATTCCATTATCAGTGCCAATGGGAATTACTCAGTTTCGGATTTAGAGGCAAGTAGTACTATTTTGCCTCAAAGTAACAAGGTAGAAGAAGCTGTGTCAAAGATGGAAGAAGAACCTTTGGTTGGGAATTCAATGAAGATTGAATTGCAAAGCCAAAATGAAGATGCTGAAAAGATCCTTGAAACAACTCCAATTATGACACCATTACTGAAG CAGGGTTCAAGATATGATCAAGAAATTTTGCCTTCAGTTAGCAAGAAGAAACCACCAGTTTCTTCCTTCAAATTGCTAAAGAGCAATGCAACCTCCAAAGTTGCTTCTACACCAATCAAATCAACAGCAGCTACTCTTTCTTCAAAGAGAGATAACAGTAATATTGCTGCTACCCCAACTAGCAGCAGCAACAAGCATGCTTCATTACTAAGCTCTGCTGATAAAAGAAGATCTACTCCTTACAAGTCGGTCAATTTTACGCCGATTAGAGAACTTAATAGATTGACTGCATCAGTCATGAAGAAATTTGAAAGTGCAAGAGCTAGTGCTGGTTCCTCAAAGGCTTCAAAGGATGCATCATTAACTCCTCTAAGAACACCAACTATG ACTTATAAGAAGGAGATGCCGATGCATTCTGCATTGACCCcattaacagaaaagaaaag GAACAAAACTCCTCTTGATTTATCAAGCACAGGCAAAAATACAGCCAGCTCTAAATGGCACTTGCTCTCAACAGA AAATAAAATGAGATCCCCAATGATATCCTCACCTTTCAGCTTGAGGACAGAAGAAAGGGCTGCAAGAAGAAAGAAG AAACTTGAAGAAAAGTTCAATGCCAATGAGGCACAAAAAGTGCAACTTCATACAAAACTCAAG GAAAAAGCAGAGACAGAGATCAGAAAACTTCGccaaagtttttgcttcaaagcAAGGCCACTACCTGATTTTTACAAGGAAAGGAaagaatcaaacaaggagacacAGAAG GATCCACAGATACAATCTGAATCAAGAAAGGCTACTCCTCATAGTCAGAGACCTTACAATGGCAGTGGCACCAtcaagaacttccaggaaaagacTCAGCGCCGCACCTTTGCTCATCATCTGAGTACTACTCTTGAGAATACATCACCAAATATTCAACAAGGAAACCTCAAGAATAGGAATCACAAACAATGA
- the LOC112716753 gene encoding peptidyl serine alpha-galactosyltransferase translates to MARVLIVSFLVGIVVCIGFSEAARKHEWRLHTLFSVECQNYFDWQTVGLMNSYRKAKQPGPITRLLSCTDEEKKNYRGMHLAPTFEVPSMSKHPRTGDWYPAINKPAGVLHWLKHSKDAKNVDWVVILDADMIIRGPILPWELGAEKGRPVAAYYGYLRGCDNILAQLHTKHPELCDKVGGLLAFHIDDLRAFAPLWLSKTEEVREDKAHWATNITGDIYGKGWISEMYGYSFGAAEIGLRHKINDNLMIYPGYVPREGIEPILLHYGLPFSVGNWSFNKLAHHEDGVVYECGRLFPEPPYPREVRQMELDPNRRRGLFLSIECINIINEGLLLQHAANGCPKPTWSKYLNFLKSKAFAELTKPKYPTPATLQMMEDTKEDDNALDAEKPQPKIHTVFSTECTTYFDWQTVGLMHSFRLSGQPGNITRLLSCTDEDLKQYKGHDLAPTHYVPSMSRHPLTGDWYPAINKPAAVLHWLNHANIDAEFIVILDADMILRGPITPWEFKAARGRPVSTPYDYLIGCDNELAKLHTSHPEACDKVGGVIIMHIDDLRKFALLWLHKTEEVRADRAHYARNITGDIYESGWISEMYGYSFGAAELKLKHTVNNEILIYPGYVPAPGVKYRVFHYGLRFGTGNWSFDKADWRDVDMVNRCWAKFPDPPDLSTLDRANEDGFQRDLLSIECAKTLNEALTLHHERRCPNANSLSPPKEDQRTEESGMSRKFGIVDESTDSISNHISVNHSEQLRKDSEDLDSVPKDEMPSSFRFWVIFLWAFSGCGFVVVVYMVYSGHKRRGSRAKPHRTRRRSVHTGFMEMNGRDRHSRGLDVPL, encoded by the exons ATGGCGAGAGTGTTAATTGTTTCTTTTTTAGTGGGAATTGTGGTTTGCATTGGGTTTAGCGAAGCGGCGAGGAAGCATGAATGGAGGCTCCACACGCTGTTTTCTGTTGAGTGTCAGAACTACTTCGACTGGCAGACGGTTGGGCTCATGAACAGTTACAGGAAGGCCAAGCAGCCCGGGCCCATAACCCGTCTCCTGAGTTGTACGGATGAGGAGAAGAAGAACTATAGAGGGATGcatttggcgccaacgtttgaggttcCTTCTATGAGCAAGCATCCCAGAACTGGTGACTg GTACCCTGCAATAAACAAACCAGCTGGGGTTTTGCACTGGCTCAAACATAGTAAAGATGCAAAAAATGTTGATTGGGTTGTCATTCTGGATGCAGACATGATAATCAGAGGCCCAATTTTACCTTGGGAGCTTGGTGCAGAGAAAGGAAGACCTGTTGCCGCATATTATGG GTACTTACGAGGTTGTGACAATATTTTGGCTCAACTGCATACGAAACACCCAGAACTTTGCGACAAAGTTGGTGGGCTTTTGGCCTTTCATATAGATGACCTCCGAGCTTTCGCACCATTGTGGCTTTCCAAAACAGAAGAAGTGAGGGAAGATAAGGCACACTGGGCAACAAACATAACTGGTGACATCTATGGGAAAGGATGGATCAGTGAGATGTATGGCTACTCTTTTGGTGCTGCTGAA ATAGGACTTCGGCACAAGATCAATGATAACTTGATGATCTACCCAGGTTACGTTCCTCGGGAGGGAATTGAACCGATTCTTCTTCACTATGGGCTTCCATTTAGTGTAGGAAATTGGTCATTTAATAAATTGGCTCACCATGAAGATGGAGTTGTTTATGAATGTGGCCGTCTTTTTCCAGAACCCCCTTATCCCAGGGAG GTAAggcagatggaacttgaccctAATCGAAGGCGAGGACTATTTCTAAGTATAGAGTGCATAAATATTATAAATGAGGGTCTTCTGCTGCAGCATGCAGCAAATGGTTGTCCTAAACCTACTTGGTCTAAATATTTGAACTTTTTGAAAAGCAAAGCCTTTGCTGAACTAACGAAGCCAAAATATCCAACTCCTGCTACTTTACAAATGATGGAGGATACCAAAGAAGATGACAATGCTCTTGATGCTGAGAAGCCGCAACCTAAAATTCATACTGTTTTTTCCACAGAATGTACCACATACTTTGATTGGCAGACAGTAGGACTTATGCACAGTTTCCGATTGAGTGGGCAGCCAGGAAATATCACTAGACTTCTTAGCTGCACAGATGAAGACTTGAAGCAATATAAGGGCCATGATCTGGCTCCTACCCATTATGTTCCCTCTATGAGCCGACATCCATTAACAGGAGACTG GTATCCAGCAATTAATAAACCTGCTGCTGTACTTCACTGGCTTAACCATGCAAATATTGATGCTGAGTTCATAGTGATTCTTGATGCTGATATGATCTTGAGAGGCCCGATTACACCATGGGAATTCAAGGCTGCTCGTGGCCGTCCAGTTTCAACTCCCTATGA CTACCTCATTGGCTGTGACAACGAGCTTGCCAAATTGCACACTAGCCATCCTGAGGCTTGTGACAAGGTTGGTGGTGTAATCATTATGCACATAGATGATCTTCGGAAATTCGCTTTGCTATGGCTACATAAAACTGAGGAAGTCCGAGCTGATAGAGCTCATTATGCAAGAAATATAACAGGAGACATATATGAATCTGGTTGGATCAGTGAGATGTATGGCTACTCATTTGGAGCAGCCGAG CTAAAATTGAAGCATACTGTAAACAATGAGATACTGATATACCCAGGATATGTACCTGCACCGGGGGTCAAATATCGAGTTTTTCACTATGGGTTACGTTTTGGTACTGGGAATTGGAGTTTTGACAAGGCAGATTGGCGGGACGTTGACATGGTCAACAGATGCTGGGCAAAGTTCCCAGACCCACCAGATCTATCGACACTTGATCGAGCCAATGAGGATGGTTTTCAGCGTGATCTGCTCAGCATTGAATGTGCAAAAACACTTAATGAAGCACTGACTTTGCATCATGAGAGAAGATGCCCCAATGCGAATTCTTTATCCCCACCAAAAGAGGATCAAAGAACAGAAGAAAGCGGCATGTCAAGGAAATTTGGCATTGTAGATGAAAGTACTGATTCAATAAGCAATCATATCTCAGTAAATCATTCTGAGCAACTGAGAAAGGATTCTGAGGATTTGGATAGTGTTCCAAAAGACGAGATGCCAAGCTCTTTCAGATTCTGGGTGATATTCCTATGGGCCTTTTCCGGATGTGGCTTCGTTGTTGTCGTTTATATGGTGTATTCAGGTCATAAAAGAAGAGGATCAAGGGCAAAACCCCATAGAACACGGAGAAGAAGTGTTCATACAGGATTCATGGAAATGAACGGTCGTGACCGACATAGCCGTGGCCTCGACGTACCTCTGTAA
- the LOC112716749 gene encoding uncharacterized protein isoform X2: MGDSACLMQMQQPFCYASGIINEANERNPIHALGQSSVSFGRFMSESLAWEKWSSFSHNRYVEEAERFSRPGSVAQKKAFFEAHYKKLAAQKAAAAALLEQANNAAAQNNNEDEHVDEVANNDVAQNNAIDDNSERRSSSTRLVVKEEQDSIISANGNYSVSDLEASSTILPQSNKVEEAVSKMEEEPLVGNSMKIELQSQNEDAEKILETTPIMTPLLKGSRYDQEILPSVSKKKPPVSSFKLLKSNATSKVASTPIKSTAATLSSKRDNSNIAATPTSSSNKHASLLSSADKRRSTPYKSVNFTPIRELNRLTASVMKKFESARASAGSSKASKDASLTPLRTPTMTYKKEMPMHSALTPLTEKKRNKTPLDLSSTGKNTASSKWHLLSTENKMRSPMISSPFSLRTEERAARRKKKLEEKFNANEAQKVQLHTKLKEKAETEIRKLRQSFCFKARPLPDFYKERKESNKETQKDPQIQSESRKATPHSQRPYNGSGTIKNFQEKTQRRTFAHHLSTTLENTSPNIQQGNLKNRNHKQ, encoded by the exons ATGGGGGACTCAGCTTGtctcatgcaaatgcaacaaccaTTCTGTTATGCTTCTGGGATTATCAATGAAGCCAATGAG AGAAACCCGATTCATGCATTGGGGCAATCATCAGTTTCCTTTGGGAGGTTCATGTCAGAATCTCTTGCATGGGAGAAATGGTCAAGCTTCTCTCACAACCGCTACGTCGAAGAGGCAGAGAGGTTCTCAAGGCCTGGCTCAGTTGCTCAGAAGAAGGCCTTCTTTGAAGCTCACTACAAGAAACTCGCCGCTCAAAAGGCGGCTGCAGCAGCATTGCTCGAACAAGCAAACAATGCTGCTGCAcaaaacaataatgaagatgagcATGTCGACGAAGTTGCAAACAATGATGTTGCACAAAACAATGCTATTGATGATAATTCAGAGAGAAGAAGTTCAAGCACTAGATTGGTTGTCAAAGAAGAACAAGATTCCATTATCAGTGCCAATGGGAATTACTCAGTTTCGGATTTAGAGGCAAGTAGTACTATTTTGCCTCAAAGTAACAAGGTAGAAGAAGCTGTGTCAAAGATGGAAGAAGAACCTTTGGTTGGGAATTCAATGAAGATTGAATTGCAAAGCCAAAATGAAGATGCTGAAAAGATCCTTGAAACAACTCCAATTATGACACCATTACTGAAG GGTTCAAGATATGATCAAGAAATTTTGCCTTCAGTTAGCAAGAAGAAACCACCAGTTTCTTCCTTCAAATTGCTAAAGAGCAATGCAACCTCCAAAGTTGCTTCTACACCAATCAAATCAACAGCAGCTACTCTTTCTTCAAAGAGAGATAACAGTAATATTGCTGCTACCCCAACTAGCAGCAGCAACAAGCATGCTTCATTACTAAGCTCTGCTGATAAAAGAAGATCTACTCCTTACAAGTCGGTCAATTTTACGCCGATTAGAGAACTTAATAGATTGACTGCATCAGTCATGAAGAAATTTGAAAGTGCAAGAGCTAGTGCTGGTTCCTCAAAGGCTTCAAAGGATGCATCATTAACTCCTCTAAGAACACCAACTATG ACTTATAAGAAGGAGATGCCGATGCATTCTGCATTGACCCcattaacagaaaagaaaag GAACAAAACTCCTCTTGATTTATCAAGCACAGGCAAAAATACAGCCAGCTCTAAATGGCACTTGCTCTCAACAGA AAATAAAATGAGATCCCCAATGATATCCTCACCTTTCAGCTTGAGGACAGAAGAAAGGGCTGCAAGAAGAAAGAAG AAACTTGAAGAAAAGTTCAATGCCAATGAGGCACAAAAAGTGCAACTTCATACAAAACTCAAG GAAAAAGCAGAGACAGAGATCAGAAAACTTCGccaaagtttttgcttcaaagcAAGGCCACTACCTGATTTTTACAAGGAAAGGAaagaatcaaacaaggagacacAGAAG GATCCACAGATACAATCTGAATCAAGAAAGGCTACTCCTCATAGTCAGAGACCTTACAATGGCAGTGGCACCAtcaagaacttccaggaaaagacTCAGCGCCGCACCTTTGCTCATCATCTGAGTACTACTCTTGAGAATACATCACCAAATATTCAACAAGGAAACCTCAAGAATAGGAATCACAAACAATGA
- the LOC112716749 gene encoding uncharacterized protein isoform X3 has product MGDSACLMQMQQPFCYASGIINEANERNPIHALGQSSVSFGRFMSESLAWEKWSSFSHNRYVEEAERFSRPGSVAQKKAFFEAHYKKLAAQKAAAAALLEQANNAAAQNNNEDEHVDEVANNDVAQNNAIDDNSERRSSSTRLVVKEEQDSIISANGNYSVSDLEASSTILPQSNKVEEAVSKMEEEPLVGNSMKIELQSQNEDAEKILETTPIMTPLLKQGSRYDQEILPSVSKKKPPVSSFKLLKSNATSKVASTPIKSTAATLSSKRDNSNIAATPTSSSNKHASLLSSADKRRSTPYKSVNFTPIRELNRLTASVMKKFESARASAGSSKASKDASLTPLRTPTMTYKKEMPMHSALTPLTEKKRNKMRSPMISSPFSLRTEERAARRKKKLEEKFNANEAQKVQLHTKLKEKAETEIRKLRQSFCFKARPLPDFYKERKESNKETQKDPQIQSESRKATPHSQRPYNGSGTIKNFQEKTQRRTFAHHLSTTLENTSPNIQQGNLKNRNHKQ; this is encoded by the exons ATGGGGGACTCAGCTTGtctcatgcaaatgcaacaaccaTTCTGTTATGCTTCTGGGATTATCAATGAAGCCAATGAG AGAAACCCGATTCATGCATTGGGGCAATCATCAGTTTCCTTTGGGAGGTTCATGTCAGAATCTCTTGCATGGGAGAAATGGTCAAGCTTCTCTCACAACCGCTACGTCGAAGAGGCAGAGAGGTTCTCAAGGCCTGGCTCAGTTGCTCAGAAGAAGGCCTTCTTTGAAGCTCACTACAAGAAACTCGCCGCTCAAAAGGCGGCTGCAGCAGCATTGCTCGAACAAGCAAACAATGCTGCTGCAcaaaacaataatgaagatgagcATGTCGACGAAGTTGCAAACAATGATGTTGCACAAAACAATGCTATTGATGATAATTCAGAGAGAAGAAGTTCAAGCACTAGATTGGTTGTCAAAGAAGAACAAGATTCCATTATCAGTGCCAATGGGAATTACTCAGTTTCGGATTTAGAGGCAAGTAGTACTATTTTGCCTCAAAGTAACAAGGTAGAAGAAGCTGTGTCAAAGATGGAAGAAGAACCTTTGGTTGGGAATTCAATGAAGATTGAATTGCAAAGCCAAAATGAAGATGCTGAAAAGATCCTTGAAACAACTCCAATTATGACACCATTACTGAAG CAGGGTTCAAGATATGATCAAGAAATTTTGCCTTCAGTTAGCAAGAAGAAACCACCAGTTTCTTCCTTCAAATTGCTAAAGAGCAATGCAACCTCCAAAGTTGCTTCTACACCAATCAAATCAACAGCAGCTACTCTTTCTTCAAAGAGAGATAACAGTAATATTGCTGCTACCCCAACTAGCAGCAGCAACAAGCATGCTTCATTACTAAGCTCTGCTGATAAAAGAAGATCTACTCCTTACAAGTCGGTCAATTTTACGCCGATTAGAGAACTTAATAGATTGACTGCATCAGTCATGAAGAAATTTGAAAGTGCAAGAGCTAGTGCTGGTTCCTCAAAGGCTTCAAAGGATGCATCATTAACTCCTCTAAGAACACCAACTATG ACTTATAAGAAGGAGATGCCGATGCATTCTGCATTGACCCcattaacagaaaagaaaag AAATAAAATGAGATCCCCAATGATATCCTCACCTTTCAGCTTGAGGACAGAAGAAAGGGCTGCAAGAAGAAAGAAG AAACTTGAAGAAAAGTTCAATGCCAATGAGGCACAAAAAGTGCAACTTCATACAAAACTCAAG GAAAAAGCAGAGACAGAGATCAGAAAACTTCGccaaagtttttgcttcaaagcAAGGCCACTACCTGATTTTTACAAGGAAAGGAaagaatcaaacaaggagacacAGAAG GATCCACAGATACAATCTGAATCAAGAAAGGCTACTCCTCATAGTCAGAGACCTTACAATGGCAGTGGCACCAtcaagaacttccaggaaaagacTCAGCGCCGCACCTTTGCTCATCATCTGAGTACTACTCTTGAGAATACATCACCAAATATTCAACAAGGAAACCTCAAGAATAGGAATCACAAACAATGA